A region from the Deltaproteobacteria bacterium genome encodes:
- the lpxA gene encoding acyl-ACP--UDP-N-acetylglucosamine O-acyltransferase, producing the protein MIVKAKNDKDLIHPTAIIHNGAEIDEGVEIGPYSVIGRDVKIGRGTVIGSHVVADGWTRIGTGCSIHQFASIGAPPQDLTYKDEKTEVIIGNNNVIREFVTIHRGTVKGGGQTVIGDKNFLMAYVHIAHDCKIGNNVIMANAATLAGHVRIEDHAIIGGLVAIHQFANVGAYAIIGGASAITHDVPPYVMAVGNRAKLYGLNKVGLRRHGFSREEIDALKKAYNILFRSGLTLTDAVGKLEEEMKHSIHAAKLVEFIKGSKRGITRETGRRAEGDETD; encoded by the coding sequence ATGATTGTAAAGGCTAAAAATGATAAAGATTTAATCCATCCTACTGCTATAATCCATAACGGCGCGGAGATTGATGAGGGCGTTGAGATAGGGCCTTATTCAGTTATAGGCAGGGATGTGAAGATAGGAAGAGGGACGGTTATAGGTTCCCATGTTGTGGCAGATGGCTGGACAAGGATAGGAACTGGATGCAGTATACATCAATTCGCCTCTATAGGCGCGCCGCCTCAGGACCTTACATATAAAGATGAAAAGACTGAGGTAATAATCGGCAATAATAATGTGATAAGGGAATTTGTCACAATTCACAGAGGGACTGTTAAGGGCGGAGGTCAGACAGTTATAGGCGATAAAAATTTTCTGATGGCCTATGTTCATATTGCCCATGACTGCAAGATAGGAAACAATGTTATTATGGCAAATGCGGCTACTCTGGCAGGCCATGTGAGGATAGAAGACCATGCTATAATCGGGGGGCTTGTTGCCATTCATCAATTTGCCAATGTGGGCGCCTACGCAATCATAGGCGGCGCTTCGGCAATTACGCACGATGTGCCTCCGTATGTTATGGCTGTTGGAAACAGGGCGAAGCTGTACGGTCTTAACAAGGTGGGGCTCAGAAGACACGGTTTTTCAAGGGAAGAAATTGACGCCCTGAAAAAGGCATACAATATCCTTTTTAGAAGCGGCCTTACACTAACGGATGCTGTCGGCAAATTAGAGGAAGAAATGAAACATTCAATACACGCGGCAAAGCTCGTAGAATTCATTAAAGGCTCTAAGCGCGGTATCACAAGAGAAACAGGGAGAAGGGCAGAGGGAGATGAAACGGATTAG
- a CDS encoding ABC transporter ATP-binding protein, translating into MKLYLRLLKFLFHYWGHLTLAIFFMLALALSNGAFAYLIGPVMKFLFTNSADDTIRLIPMDIFTFSRSEMLVVVPIVIIIVAVIKGISFFGQSYFMGYVGQGIVTDIRALLYKHILNLPLSYFTKNSTGALMSRVTNDVGMLQNTAADSAATLLRESLTIIVLAALVISRDWKLAAAAFIAFPLAIYPMIRFSKKMRKVSTQGQASMGAMTALLHEAIAGIKIVKAFCMEKYEELRFGRENERFSKLRMKSIKVRAVTPPMMEMFGAIGFAVTIWYAAYRIQDGTLRPEDFISFFAAVLMLYQPIKALNGVNMNIQSGLAAASRVFELLDIPQETKDKENAKRIDGISEGLELRNASFRYGDKWVLKDVNLKVKNGEVIAIVGTSGVGKTTFVNLLPRFYDVTEGAILFDGADIRDIARDSLRAQIAIVSQHVILFNDTVKKNIAYGDIERGDYDDIVNAAKAANADSFIRKLPQGYDTIIGEGGVRLSGGERQRLSIARAILKNAPILILDEATSSLDTESEMEVQKGLNNLVHGRTTFVVAHRLSTVRNADRIIVLADGGIKEMGRHEELLKLGGEYCRIYRMQFHGGDEKVVRLKADG; encoded by the coding sequence ATGAAGCTCTATCTTCGTCTATTAAAATTTCTTTTTCATTACTGGGGGCATCTGACCCTGGCAATATTCTTTATGCTGGCGCTTGCTCTTTCCAATGGCGCATTTGCCTATCTGATAGGGCCTGTTATGAAATTTCTGTTCACAAACAGCGCCGATGACACCATAAGGCTCATACCTATGGACATCTTTACATTCAGCAGGTCCGAGATGCTTGTGGTCGTGCCTATTGTTATTATTATCGTTGCCGTTATTAAAGGCATTTCATTCTTCGGCCAGTCTTATTTTATGGGATATGTCGGGCAGGGCATAGTTACTGATATAAGAGCTCTCCTTTATAAACATATCCTGAACCTTCCTCTTTCTTATTTTACCAAAAACTCAACAGGCGCATTGATGTCAAGGGTTACAAACGATGTGGGCATGCTGCAGAATACAGCGGCAGATTCAGCGGCAACACTGCTTCGGGAAAGCCTTACGATTATAGTATTGGCTGCTCTGGTTATAAGCAGGGACTGGAAACTTGCGGCCGCTGCCTTTATTGCCTTTCCGCTTGCTATATATCCTATGATCAGGTTCTCTAAAAAAATGCGCAAGGTTTCCACGCAGGGTCAGGCAAGCATGGGCGCTATGACAGCACTCCTCCATGAGGCTATAGCCGGCATAAAGATTGTAAAGGCTTTTTGCATGGAGAAATATGAAGAGCTCAGGTTCGGCAGGGAGAACGAGCGATTTTCAAAACTCAGGATGAAGTCCATAAAGGTAAGGGCTGTTACACCGCCAATGATGGAGATGTTCGGGGCAATTGGTTTCGCTGTTACAATATGGTATGCGGCATACAGGATTCAGGATGGCACATTGAGACCGGAAGATTTTATATCTTTTTTTGCGGCAGTTCTAATGTTGTACCAGCCAATCAAAGCGCTTAACGGCGTTAATATGAATATCCAGAGCGGCCTTGCCGCTGCATCGAGGGTGTTTGAACTTTTAGATATTCCTCAGGAGACAAAGGATAAAGAAAATGCAAAAAGGATTGATGGCATATCAGAGGGACTTGAGCTTAGAAATGCCTCGTTCAGATACGGCGACAAATGGGTTCTTAAAGATGTAAATCTCAAGGTCAAAAACGGAGAGGTTATAGCAATAGTCGGGACAAGCGGCGTCGGCAAGACGACATTTGTAAACCTGCTTCCAAGATTTTATGATGTCACTGAAGGGGCTATTCTCTTTGACGGCGCGGATATCAGGGATATTGCCCGGGATTCCCTCAGGGCGCAGATTGCCATAGTTTCCCAGCATGTCATCCTGTTTAATGACACTGTAAAGAAAAATATTGCCTATGGCGATATTGAAAGAGGTGATTATGATGACATAGTGAATGCGGCAAAGGCTGCCAATGCAGACAGCTTTATCAGAAAGCTGCCTCAGGGATATGATACTATAATAGGCGAAGGCGGCGTTAGATTGTCAGGGGGTGAGAGACAAAGATTATCAATTGCAAGGGCGATACTCAAAAATGCCCCTATACTTATACTTGATGAGGCAACATCATCTCTTGATACAGAATCTGAAATGGAAGTTCAGAAGGGATTAAATAATCTTGTGCATGGAAGAACCACCTTTGTTGTCGCGCACAGACTTTCCACTGTGAGAAATGCGGACAGAATTATTGTTCTTGCTGACGGCGGGATAAAAGAGATGGGGAGACATGAAGAGCTTTTAAAACTCGGCGGAGAATATTGCCGGATTTATCGTATGCAGTTTCACGGCGGAGATGAAAAGGTGGTAAGGTTGAAGGCTGATGGCTGA
- the lpxB gene encoding lipid-A-disaccharide synthase: MSGSILIVAGEASGDLHGSNLIKALKEIDPALRFYGVGGEKMKGVGFSAIEDSKNLAVVGISEVILKLGRLYAAFNKLKKALDENRPDIVVLIDFPDFNLHVAKEADKRGIPVIYYIGPQVWAWRRRRVKKIARLVDKMLVVFPFEEDIYKKAGMDVEYVGHPLAGIVSCRLSKEDALSSLSMGHGRVVALLPGSRRHEVERLLPVMLEAAAIIKREIKDIQFILPLADTIEQTFIEEIIKNSQSLLTTCRDRFEIAIVRGRLYEVLRASDAAIVASGTATLETALMEVPMVIIYKVSILTSIIGRMFVRVDYIGLPNIVAGKWIVPELIQENARPELIAKDILKFLGNRDTRNSVISELKEMGKKLGSGDASKKAAEEIYSFLKSQESGLPLQAVGREVRSQKL; encoded by the coding sequence ATGAGTGGCAGCATCCTCATAGTTGCGGGTGAGGCATCAGGAGACTTGCATGGTTCAAATCTTATAAAGGCTTTAAAGGAGATAGATCCAGCGCTGAGGTTTTACGGTGTGGGCGGGGAGAAGATGAAGGGGGTGGGGTTCAGCGCAATTGAAGACTCAAAGAATCTGGCGGTAGTTGGGATTTCAGAGGTTATACTGAAACTTGGCAGACTCTATGCCGCATTTAATAAACTCAAAAAGGCCCTTGATGAAAACAGACCTGACATTGTTGTCCTTATAGATTTTCCTGATTTTAATCTGCATGTTGCAAAAGAGGCTGATAAGAGAGGGATCCCTGTAATATATTACATAGGCCCTCAGGTGTGGGCATGGAGAAGGAGACGGGTTAAAAAGATAGCAAGGCTTGTAGATAAGATGCTTGTTGTCTTTCCATTTGAAGAGGATATTTATAAGAAGGCAGGCATGGATGTGGAATATGTAGGCCATCCGTTGGCAGGGATAGTGTCGTGCCGCTTGTCTAAGGAAGATGCATTATCAAGCCTCAGCATGGGGCATGGTCGTGTTGTTGCGCTTCTTCCCGGAAGTAGGAGGCATGAGGTTGAAAGGCTTCTTCCTGTAATGCTTGAGGCCGCCGCTATTATAAAAAGGGAAATAAAGGATATTCAATTTATACTGCCTCTGGCAGATACGATAGAACAAACTTTTATTGAGGAGATTATAAAGAACTCGCAATCCCTGCTTACTACCTGCAGAGACAGGTTTGAGATTGCTATTGTCCGCGGCCGTCTTTATGAGGTGTTAAGGGCATCTGATGCCGCAATTGTTGCATCTGGCACAGCAACCCTTGAGACTGCTTTGATGGAAGTTCCGATGGTTATTATCTATAAGGTTTCCATTTTAACTTCCATTATTGGCAGGATGTTTGTAAGGGTTGATTATATCGGCCTTCCGAATATTGTGGCTGGAAAATGGATAGTGCCTGAGCTTATTCAGGAAAATGCCAGACCGGAACTGATAGCAAAAGATATTTTAAAATTTTTAGGCAACAGGGATACAAGAAATAGTGTTATTTCTGAACTTAAAGAGATGGGGAAAAAACTCGGAAGCGGCGATGCGTCAAAGAAGGCGGCAGAAGAGATATATTCTTTTTTAAAAAGTCAGGAGTCAGGCTTGCCCCTGCAGGCAGTAGGCAGGGAAGTCAGGAGCCAGAAGCTATGA
- a CDS encoding Gfo/Idh/MocA family oxidoreductase, with the protein MKRIRVAVIGVGHLGKFHAEKYAGLPDVELVGVVDADKKRVEEVASNLKTNAFYSYHDILSKDKVDAVSIVVPTVLHYRIAKDFLSQGIDCLLEKPITNTVEEADELIKEAGKRKALLQVGHLERFNAAVTAAEGIVNNPLFIDCHRLSPFSNRSTDVDVILDMMIHDIDIILNFVKSDIEAVDAVGVPVITDKVDMANARIRFKNGCVANVTASRVSKERERKIRLFQHDACISIDYAHQSMAVFRKFSGEKGEMPRIIEEDIKIEKNDTLLEEIKAFLHCVAARKPPLVSGEDGRRALEVAQMIQNKIADCGLRI; encoded by the coding sequence ATGAAACGGATTAGGGTTGCCGTAATAGGTGTTGGACACCTTGGTAAATTTCACGCAGAAAAATATGCAGGCCTTCCTGATGTGGAACTTGTGGGGGTTGTTGACGCAGATAAAAAAAGGGTAGAGGAGGTTGCGTCAAATTTAAAGACAAACGCATTTTATTCTTACCATGATATTCTTTCGAAAGATAAGGTGGATGCAGTAAGTATTGTTGTTCCTACAGTCCTTCATTACAGGATTGCAAAGGACTTTCTTTCGCAAGGCATAGATTGCCTTTTAGAAAAACCCATAACAAATACTGTTGAAGAGGCGGATGAACTTATAAAAGAGGCCGGAAAGAGAAAGGCTCTTCTGCAGGTCGGGCATCTTGAGAGATTTAATGCGGCGGTGACAGCCGCTGAAGGTATAGTTAACAATCCTCTGTTTATAGACTGTCACAGGCTTTCACCGTTTTCAAACAGGTCCACTGATGTTGATGTAATCCTTGATATGATGATACATGATATAGATATCATCCTGAATTTTGTTAAATCAGATATTGAGGCAGTGGATGCTGTCGGTGTGCCTGTTATAACTGATAAGGTTGATATGGCAAATGCAAGGATAAGGTTCAAAAATGGATGTGTTGCAAATGTTACGGCAAGCAGGGTGTCAAAGGAGAGGGAGAGGAAGATAAGGCTATTCCAGCATGATGCCTGTATATCAATTGATTATGCGCATCAGAGCATGGCGGTATTCAGAAAGTTTTCGGGGGAAAAAGGGGAAATGCCCCGGATTATAGAAGAAGATATAAAGATAGAGAAAAATGACACATTGTTGGAAGAGATAAAGGCGTTTTTGCATTGTGTGGCTGCAAGAAAACCTCCGTTAGTATCAGGGGAGGATGGAAGAAGGGCTCTTGAGGTTGCACAGATGATACAAAATAAAATTGCGGATTGCGGATTGCGGATTTGA
- a CDS encoding lysophospholipid acyltransferase family protein — MKNILNKITISAAPFLASLLIRFLAKTMRISYVNFERVWGDWQRGRNIILAFWHGRLLMMPIMYKGNGVAVMVSQHRDGELIARTVMRFGIDSVRGSSTRGWFGGVKGLLKEWKKGKDIAITPDGPKGPGFNAQMGIIHLAKTTGLPIIPMTFSASKKKHLRVGTALSCLAHFQKACLSAATPSL; from the coding sequence ATGAAGAATATATTGAATAAAATTACAATAAGTGCGGCGCCGTTTTTAGCCTCTTTGCTTATAAGGTTTTTGGCTAAGACAATGAGGATTTCGTATGTCAATTTTGAGCGGGTATGGGGTGACTGGCAAAGGGGCAGGAATATCATTCTTGCTTTCTGGCACGGAAGGCTTTTAATGATGCCCATTATGTACAAAGGCAATGGGGTGGCCGTAATGGTGAGTCAGCACAGAGATGGCGAATTGATAGCAAGGACTGTAATGAGGTTTGGCATAGATTCTGTCAGGGGTTCTTCCACAAGGGGCTGGTTTGGCGGGGTAAAAGGGCTTTTAAAAGAATGGAAAAAAGGTAAAGATATAGCTATAACGCCCGACGGCCCAAAAGGACCGGGATTTAATGCGCAGATGGGGATAATCCATCTGGCAAAGACAACAGGCCTGCCAATAATACCTATGACCTTCAGCGCCTCAAAAAAAAAACATTTAAGAGTTGGGACGGCTTTATCATGCCTTGCCCATTTTCAAAAGGCGTGTTTATCTGCGGCGACCCCATCATTGTAA
- the fabZ gene encoding 3-hydroxyacyl-ACP dehydratase FabZ: MIDIKEILNTLPHRYPFLLVDKVVEFEAGKRAKGIKNVTINEPFFQGHFPGHPIMPGVLIIEAMAQVGGILAFKSANVANKAVYFMGIDKAKFRKPVLPGDKLELVLEITKQRGAIWAFKGEAYVDDNLVAEAELMATIVDK, translated from the coding sequence ATGATTGACATCAAGGAGATTCTAAATACCCTTCCCCACCGGTATCCGTTTCTTTTAGTGGATAAGGTTGTAGAGTTTGAGGCAGGGAAGCGCGCAAAGGGCATAAAGAATGTCACAATCAACGAGCCGTTTTTTCAGGGACATTTCCCGGGTCATCCGATTATGCCTGGTGTTTTGATAATAGAGGCAATGGCGCAGGTGGGCGGCATACTCGCGTTCAAGTCCGCTAATGTGGCAAATAAGGCCGTGTATTTTATGGGCATAGACAAGGCAAAATTCCGCAAGCCTGTGCTGCCGGGTGATAAACTTGAGCTTGTGCTGGAGATTACAAAACAACGCGGCGCCATATGGGCATTTAAAGGCGAGGCGTATGTTGACGACAACCTTGTTGCTGAGGCTGAGCTTATGGCAACGATAGTGGATAAGTAA
- a CDS encoding formylglycine-generating enzyme family protein, with protein sequence MPKRTFNISVIAIFAFVFFSLSFFVSGEEKKPRLDDKQLIPKEKTFKEPVTGMEFVFVKGGCFQMGDTFGDGDGALFFSDTHRAQMGSTFADGDSNEKPVHEVCVNDFYIGKYEATQKQWQDVMGDDPLYFRDCDDCPVANISWNDIEEFINKLNQKTGKNYRLPTEAQWEYAARSGGKNEKYAGGNDIDSIAWYSSNAGGKIHPVGQKQPNGLGIYDMSGNVWEWVQDWYDENYYKNSPKDNPKGANGSAYRVLRGGSWFNIPLNLRTAKRSRLEPADRISDNGFRLAFPLK encoded by the coding sequence ATGCCTAAACGAACATTTAACATCAGTGTAATTGCCATTTTTGCGTTTGTTTTTTTTAGCTTATCCTTTTTTGTTTCGGGAGAAGAAAAAAAGCCACGGCTTGACGATAAGCAGTTGATCCCCAAGGAGAAGACATTCAAAGAGCCGGTAACCGGCATGGAGTTCGTCTTTGTCAAAGGGGGTTGTTTTCAGATGGGAGACACATTCGGCGATGGAGATGGCGCTCTCTTTTTTTCAGATACCCATAGGGCTCAGATGGGGAGTACATTCGCTGATGGAGATAGCAATGAAAAACCTGTCCATGAGGTATGTGTGAATGATTTTTACATAGGGAAATATGAAGCAACACAGAAACAGTGGCAGGATGTTATGGGAGATGACCCATTATATTTTAGAGACTGCGACGACTGTCCTGTTGCAAACATAAGCTGGAATGATATTGAGGAATTTATAAATAAACTCAACCAAAAGACAGGCAAAAATTACAGGCTTCCCACAGAGGCGCAATGGGAATATGCGGCAAGAAGCGGCGGCAAAAATGAGAAATACGCCGGTGGGAATGATATAGACAGCATTGCATGGTATAGTTCAAATGCAGGCGGAAAAATACACCCGGTGGGACAAAAACAGCCAAATGGACTTGGCATATACGATATGAGCGGCAATGTCTGGGAATGGGTGCAGGACTGGTATGACGAGAACTATTATAAAAATAGCCCGAAAGACAACCCCAAGGGGGCGAATGGCAGCGCCTACCGGGTTCTGCGCGGCGGTTCGTGGTTTAACATCCCACTGAATCTGAGGACAGCTAAGCGGTCCAGGCTTGAGCCTGCGGATCGGATCAGCGACAACGGATTTCGTTTGGCATTTCCCCTCAAGTAG
- the lpxD gene encoding UDP-3-O-(3-hydroxymyristoyl)glucosamine N-acyltransferase: MKKTLRELAGLVGGDIAGDENTIISGVASIDRAAEGDITFIASPKYIAGISGTKASAIIVALGTDLKSVPKGKNILYVKNPYLAFAKTLAFFNPLPLPYHGIHPNAHIHHTAEIGLSVSIYPHVYIDDDANIGDRAVLYPGVYIGMGASIGDDTVLHSNVSIREGCRIGKRVIIHCNSVVGSDGFGFAKDGSKYHKIPQVGIVRIEDDVEIGACVTIDRATLGETVVARGTKIDNLVQIAHNVTIGEDSAIVAQAGIAGSTKLGNRVTLAGQVGVVGHIEITDDVIIGSQSGVAQDITEKGVFSGTPAIPHREWLKAQNIFAKLPEMRKKILELEKRVEELEEEEREQG; this comes from the coding sequence ATAAAAAAGACCCTCAGAGAGCTGGCCGGACTTGTTGGAGGCGATATTGCCGGAGATGAAAATACTATTATAAGCGGTGTGGCAAGTATAGACAGGGCAGCAGAAGGTGATATAACATTTATTGCCAGCCCTAAATATATTGCCGGCATTTCAGGCACAAAGGCCTCTGCAATTATTGTTGCTTTGGGGACAGATTTAAAATCTGTCCCCAAAGGGAAAAATATCCTTTATGTTAAAAACCCGTATCTGGCCTTTGCAAAAACGTTGGCTTTTTTCAATCCGCTGCCTTTGCCTTATCACGGCATTCATCCTAATGCGCATATTCATCATACCGCTGAAATAGGTTTGTCTGTCTCAATATATCCGCATGTATATATAGATGACGATGCTAATATAGGCGATAGGGCGGTGCTGTATCCCGGGGTTTATATTGGCATGGGCGCAAGTATAGGCGATGACACAGTATTGCATTCAAATGTGTCCATAAGAGAAGGATGCCGCATAGGCAAACGGGTTATAATTCACTGCAACTCTGTTGTGGGAAGCGATGGTTTTGGTTTTGCAAAGGACGGCTCTAAATATCATAAGATACCGCAGGTGGGCATTGTAAGGATTGAGGATGATGTGGAGATTGGCGCATGTGTGACAATTGACAGGGCAACATTAGGAGAAACGGTCGTTGCCAGAGGAACGAAGATAGATAATTTAGTGCAGATAGCCCATAATGTTACAATCGGAGAAGACTCTGCCATTGTCGCGCAGGCGGGTATTGCAGGAAGCACAAAGCTTGGCAACAGGGTGACCCTGGCCGGTCAGGTCGGCGTTGTAGGCCATATAGAGATAACAGATGATGTGATCATCGGTTCACAATCAGGTGTTGCGCAGGATATTACGGAGAAAGGCGTTTTCTCAGGCACACCCGCCATACCCCACAGGGAATGGCTGAAAGCGCAGAACATATTTGCAAAGCTCCCTGAAATGAGGAAGAAGATACTTGAATTGGAGAAGAGGGTAGAGGAGTTGGAAGAAGAGGAGAGGGAGCAGGGTTAG
- a CDS encoding OmpH family outer membrane protein, whose product MKKLQIGIMVIIVAVIFSGAAVAAELKLGYVNLQKALNECLAGKEAVLELEAETKKRQEQIDVKQEDLKKLNEEIEKKKTVWSADMQEQKQKELQSRMQEFQRFYLQSNDDLKRREQEKKTVIVKDLIEIAKPLAKEKGYTFLFELQGLIYGPPEADLTNDLIKAYDVEYKKAKKENKGKK is encoded by the coding sequence ATGAAAAAACTACAGATTGGCATTATGGTAATTATAGTTGCCGTCATATTTTCAGGCGCGGCAGTGGCAGCAGAATTGAAACTTGGTTATGTTAATCTTCAGAAGGCATTGAACGAGTGTTTGGCGGGGAAAGAGGCAGTTCTGGAACTTGAGGCAGAGACCAAGAAGAGGCAGGAGCAGATAGATGTAAAACAGGAAGATCTTAAAAAACTCAATGAGGAAATAGAAAAAAAGAAGACTGTATGGAGCGCGGATATGCAGGAACAGAAACAAAAGGAATTACAGTCCAGGATGCAGGAGTTTCAGAGATTTTATTTACAATCAAATGACGACCTTAAAAGAAGGGAACAGGAAAAAAAGACCGTAATCGTAAAAGACCTGATAGAGATTGCCAAACCGTTAGCAAAGGAGAAGGGCTATACCTTTTTATTTGAGCTGCAGGGCTTGATATATGGCCCGCCTGAAGCAGACCTGACCAATGATCTCATAAAAGCCTACGATGTTGAATATAAGAAGGCTAAAAAGGAAAACAAGGGAAAAAAGTGA